In the Sphingobium sp. EM0848 genome, one interval contains:
- a CDS encoding GMC family oxidoreductase translates to MKTAQHVEECDYLILGGGSAGCVMASRLSEDPSVRVILVEAGNSPSEGPDADIVRDARFRTYGNPRLVWSTVTAKYTGSGPTLPFSQAKVLGGGSAINGMHCQRGLPTDYDEWSQLGVTGWNWEQVLPYFKKVEADQDFPGGDHGSDGPLKIGRIGPEKWSGLTRGIAEALRQQGLKELRDLNIDEGDGYGAVPLNLNNGARHSTADAYLTAAVRGRPNLSILTGATAQRLMIDASSVAGAEVDDRGRNVAIRAAETVLCMGAIHSPAFLLRSGIGPAADLAAAGLPTVADRPGVGANLANHPLLTLGAHLKRAGRQSRAVAHPCPMLVRYSSGVPGCPSTDMTIDVWERTPNQLNWDPIAAQIANLMLILNKVYSTGVIKLQASRELDVSFNLLSDYRDLERMMGGVLFLGQFLSQPSVRKLVNRAFFPAYFSPLVYKLMQNDMQAQLLSIAGAIGLSTPAFVRDRFLDRAGRNLSEVLADSDALREEVLRSVLPGGHVAGTCRMGNPAQKATVLDSRCRVVGVDGLRVVDASIFPTLMAAGTNLPVMMAAEKVSDMMTKDRRS, encoded by the coding sequence ATGAAAACGGCACAACATGTCGAAGAGTGTGACTATCTGATTCTGGGAGGAGGGTCGGCTGGCTGTGTGATGGCCAGTCGCCTCAGCGAGGATCCGTCCGTCCGTGTAATCCTTGTCGAAGCCGGGAACTCGCCTTCCGAGGGGCCGGATGCCGACATCGTCCGAGACGCGCGGTTCCGCACTTACGGTAATCCTCGCCTTGTCTGGTCGACCGTCACTGCCAAATATACCGGATCGGGGCCCACTCTACCGTTCAGCCAGGCTAAGGTACTCGGAGGCGGGTCGGCCATCAACGGGATGCATTGCCAGCGAGGCCTTCCCACCGATTACGACGAATGGAGCCAACTGGGCGTCACTGGCTGGAACTGGGAGCAGGTCCTTCCCTATTTCAAAAAGGTCGAAGCGGATCAAGATTTCCCGGGTGGCGATCATGGCAGCGATGGCCCTTTGAAGATCGGTCGTATCGGTCCCGAAAAGTGGAGCGGTTTGACGCGCGGGATCGCCGAGGCCTTGAGGCAACAGGGCTTAAAAGAACTGCGTGACTTGAATATCGACGAAGGGGATGGATACGGCGCGGTCCCGCTCAATCTGAACAATGGCGCCCGCCACTCTACTGCCGACGCCTATTTGACCGCGGCAGTCAGAGGGCGCCCCAATCTGTCGATCCTAACAGGCGCGACCGCGCAGCGGCTGATGATCGATGCATCGAGCGTCGCTGGGGCTGAAGTAGATGACAGAGGGCGCAACGTAGCAATTCGTGCCGCCGAGACGGTCCTCTGCATGGGAGCGATCCATTCCCCGGCATTCCTGCTGCGATCTGGAATTGGGCCCGCGGCTGACCTGGCCGCTGCCGGTTTGCCCACGGTGGCCGATCGCCCAGGCGTCGGCGCGAACCTGGCCAACCATCCGCTCCTGACGTTGGGCGCTCATTTGAAACGGGCAGGCCGCCAGTCGCGGGCTGTGGCGCATCCGTGCCCGATGCTCGTTCGATACTCTTCGGGCGTTCCGGGCTGTCCTTCCACCGACATGACGATCGACGTGTGGGAGCGGACACCCAACCAGTTGAACTGGGATCCCATCGCGGCCCAGATTGCCAACCTGATGCTGATCCTGAACAAGGTGTACTCGACAGGTGTCATAAAGCTGCAGGCCTCCCGAGAACTCGATGTCAGCTTCAATCTTCTGAGCGACTACCGGGACCTGGAGCGCATGATGGGCGGGGTATTGTTTCTTGGGCAGTTCCTGTCGCAACCATCCGTAAGAAAGCTCGTCAACCGCGCCTTCTTCCCGGCATACTTCTCACCGCTCGTCTACAAGCTCATGCAGAACGATATGCAAGCGCAGCTGCTTAGCATTGCTGGTGCGATCGGACTGTCCACTCCTGCATTCGTGCGTGATCGTTTCCTCGATCGGGCGGGCCGGAACCTGAGCGAGGTATTGGCCGATTCCGACGCGCTGCGGGAAGAGGTGCTGCGATCCGTATTGCCGGGCGGCCATGTCGCAGGAACCTGTCGGATGGGAAATCCCGCGCAGAAAGCCACTGTGCTGGATTCACGCTGCCGCGTGGTGGGGGTCGATGGACTGCGCGTCGTTGATGCGTCAATCTTCCCGACCCTCATGGCTGCGGGGACCAACCTGCCGGTGATGATGGCTGCGGAAAAGGTTTCAGACATGATGACGAAGGATCGGCGCTCGTGA
- a CDS encoding SDR family oxidoreductase, whose translation MIDLNGKSAIVLGVGAGNIGLAIARRFRDLGADVVIAGRNRHANSKIGSELGVPAVRCDITEKDDLAALVNSAKGRYGKVDIAVNAVGVNLVAPFLEVTIEELKRVVDVQFTGTFLFLQSMLGAMTAGGSIIQISSVTSQALLPDHAAYMATKAAGDVLVRSAAFDFGHRGIRVNSLSPGATLDAPMAGGIMRDSLAREEVRKLIPMGRIGTVQDVADAAAWLASDTCFVTGENIQINGGIALQALSTPPR comes from the coding sequence TTGATCGACCTTAATGGCAAATCGGCCATCGTGCTTGGTGTCGGCGCTGGAAATATTGGCCTTGCAATCGCTCGGCGATTTCGGGATCTGGGAGCTGACGTCGTCATCGCTGGGCGCAATCGTCACGCGAATTCAAAGATCGGCTCCGAACTCGGCGTTCCAGCTGTTCGCTGTGATATCACCGAAAAGGACGACCTTGCCGCACTTGTTAACAGCGCGAAGGGCCGATACGGCAAGGTTGATATAGCGGTCAACGCTGTGGGCGTGAACTTGGTCGCACCCTTCCTGGAAGTGACGATAGAAGAGTTAAAAAGGGTTGTCGACGTTCAGTTTACGGGGACTTTCCTATTTCTGCAGTCAATGCTTGGAGCGATGACCGCGGGTGGATCGATAATTCAAATCTCTTCGGTGACATCGCAAGCCCTACTCCCGGACCATGCGGCCTATATGGCAACAAAGGCGGCCGGCGACGTGCTAGTGAGATCGGCCGCCTTTGATTTCGGGCATCGCGGCATAAGGGTAAACAGCTTGTCTCCCGGCGCTACGTTGGATGCACCAATGGCTGGCGGCATAATGCGGGATTCGCTTGCTCGGGAAGAAGTCCGGAAGCTCATCCCAATGGGCCGGATTGGCACGGTGCAGGATGTCGCAGACGCAGCAGCCTGGCTGGCCAGCGATACCTGTTTCGTAACTGGCGAGAACATCCAGATAAATGGTGGAATCGCCCTCCAAGCCCTTAGCACACCACCTCGCTGA
- a CDS encoding fumarylacetoacetate hydrolase family protein, whose amino-acid sequence MRNDEYIFDAPPVVSVAIQGEDKRFPVRRIYCVGRNYAEHIREMGADERENPFFFQKPADAIVEDGAAVAYPPFTKDFQYEIELVLAIGKGGVEIAVEDAANHIFGIAAGIDLTRRDVQIQARKTGRPWEIGKSFDASAPIGAIVPLKEGFLPDKGALSLRVNDEIRQKADISDMIWNSAEIVSQLSRQYALVAGDLIYTGTPAGVGPVVPGDEVVGEIKGVGTIRVTITDPR is encoded by the coding sequence ATGCGTAATGACGAGTATATTTTTGACGCCCCGCCGGTGGTCAGCGTCGCCATTCAGGGTGAAGACAAACGTTTTCCCGTGCGTCGTATCTATTGCGTTGGCCGGAATTATGCCGAGCATATTCGCGAGATGGGGGCCGATGAACGCGAAAACCCTTTCTTCTTTCAGAAGCCTGCGGATGCGATTGTTGAGGATGGCGCTGCCGTTGCCTATCCGCCGTTTACGAAGGATTTCCAGTATGAGATCGAGCTGGTCCTGGCCATTGGCAAGGGCGGCGTAGAAATCGCAGTCGAGGATGCGGCGAACCATATCTTCGGCATCGCTGCCGGGATCGACCTGACCCGTCGCGACGTGCAGATCCAGGCCCGCAAGACCGGCCGCCCGTGGGAGATCGGAAAGTCGTTCGACGCATCGGCTCCGATCGGCGCAATTGTTCCGTTGAAGGAAGGGTTTTTGCCGGACAAGGGCGCCTTGTCGCTCCGCGTCAACGACGAAATCCGCCAGAAGGCTGACATCTCCGACATGATCTGGAACTCGGCCGAAATCGTTTCTCAGCTTTCGAGGCAATATGCCCTCGTTGCGGGTGACCTGATCTACACCGGCACTCCCGCTGGCGTCGGGCCGGTCGTTCCTGGCGACGAGGTCGTCGGGGAGATCAAGGGAGTCGGAACGATCCGCGTGACCATCACCGATCCGCGTTAA
- a CDS encoding SDR family NAD(P)-dependent oxidoreductase — translation MGEEGRGEQRRSCRGSDRRCVATRQLDIVFLPVRAAWPHLVARGGGSIINFASVAAWGGVKVLPQIAHATGKGGVLAMTRQMAVEGAPHKIRANSLSPGLIVTPATRMAFDAVPGFEEAIREKTLLDRFGEPDDVAYAARYLASDESQWVTGVDIRIDGGATACDDLVARTCTKLHMQTALNQSSLCGKWARKRNPIRIAPSVTRPPQQHFFYEGRDQSLSLAKPPLKSSNSRPMSAAHRLSARAAFFPSSSV, via the coding sequence GTGGGTGAAGAAGGCCGAGGTGAACAGCGGCGTTCGTGCCGGGGTTCCGACCGAAGATGTGTCGCAACCAGACAGTTAGACATCGTCTTCCTCCCCGTACGGGCCGCTTGGCCCCACCTGGTTGCACGTGGCGGAGGATCGATCATCAACTTCGCATCAGTAGCCGCCTGGGGTGGCGTGAAAGTGCTGCCGCAGATTGCCCATGCCACAGGCAAGGGTGGTGTGCTGGCCATGACCCGGCAGATGGCCGTGGAAGGAGCGCCGCACAAGATCCGCGCCAACTCGCTCTCGCCGGGACTGATCGTCACCCCGGCGACAAGGATGGCCTTTGACGCCGTACCTGGATTTGAAGAGGCGATCCGCGAGAAGACCCTCCTGGATCGCTTCGGCGAGCCGGATGATGTCGCTTATGCGGCGCGGTATCTCGCGTCTGACGAGTCACAGTGGGTGACGGGCGTGGACATCCGGATCGACGGGGGCGCTACCGCTTGTGATGACCTGGTTGCTCGTACTTGTACTAAGTTACATATGCAAACAGCGCTCAATCAGTCATCATTGTGTGGAAAATGGGCACGGAAGCGGAACCCCATCAGAATTGCGCCAAGTGTTACGAGACCGCCACAGCAACATTTTTTCTATGAGGGGCGGGATCAATCGCTAAGCTTAGCAAAGCCCCCCTTAAAATCGTCGAACAGCCGCCCCATGTCCGCCGCGCACCGCTTGAGCGCGCGCGCGGCGTTTTTTCCGAGTTCTTCGGTGTAA
- the gtdA gene encoding gentisate 1,2-dioxygenase, which produces MTSSNVPQDDGIVSTVNREAEAGRMPFYEKAIAQNLAPLWRVLHGLVTDQPRPNALPAHWSYAAIKPYLMEACDIISTEEAERRVLVLENPGLRGQSRITPSLFAGLQIILPGEIAPAHRHVASALRFIVEGSGAYTAVAGEKTMMEPGDFVITPSWTWHDHGNPSPNPMVWLDGLDMHVVNILSASFRESYDGKEQAITREQGASFAEAGCNLLPVDYKQETLTSPLFNYPYRISRDALDRMSRSRDPDLHHAYKMLYINPVNGGPAMPTLTTAIQLVPKGFTTSPYKSTAGTVFSVVEGAGSVVIGDACFDFEPRDHFVVPSWVPFTLSADQDAVLFSYSDRVIQEKLDIFREMRGNA; this is translated from the coding sequence ATGACTTCCAGTAATGTTCCGCAGGACGACGGGATCGTGTCGACCGTCAACCGGGAAGCCGAAGCGGGTCGGATGCCGTTTTACGAGAAGGCTATCGCGCAGAATCTCGCGCCCTTATGGCGCGTTCTTCACGGCCTCGTAACCGATCAACCCCGGCCGAACGCGCTTCCTGCGCATTGGAGCTATGCCGCCATCAAGCCCTATTTGATGGAGGCGTGTGACATCATTTCGACCGAGGAGGCCGAGCGCAGGGTGTTGGTCCTGGAGAATCCGGGATTGCGGGGCCAGTCGCGTATCACCCCCAGCCTGTTTGCCGGCCTGCAGATCATCCTGCCTGGCGAGATCGCGCCGGCGCATCGTCATGTCGCATCCGCACTACGTTTTATCGTTGAAGGAAGCGGGGCCTACACTGCGGTCGCTGGAGAAAAGACAATGATGGAGCCGGGCGATTTCGTCATTACGCCGTCGTGGACGTGGCATGATCATGGCAACCCGTCGCCAAATCCAATGGTGTGGCTCGACGGGCTGGACATGCACGTGGTCAACATTTTGAGCGCCAGTTTCCGTGAGTCCTATGACGGTAAGGAGCAGGCGATCACGCGGGAGCAGGGCGCATCCTTCGCCGAAGCGGGATGCAACCTTCTGCCTGTCGATTATAAGCAGGAAACGCTGACGTCGCCGCTTTTCAACTATCCCTATCGGATCAGCCGGGACGCGCTCGACCGTATGTCCCGCTCACGCGATCCCGACCTCCATCACGCGTATAAGATGCTGTATATCAATCCCGTTAACGGCGGTCCGGCGATGCCAACGCTCACGACGGCCATCCAGCTTGTTCCCAAGGGATTCACGACCTCCCCGTACAAATCCACCGCAGGAACTGTCTTCTCGGTCGTAGAAGGTGCGGGCAGCGTGGTGATCGGCGACGCGTGCTTCGATTTTGAACCAAGGGATCATTTTGTCGTGCCGAGCTGGGTTCCTTTCACCCTTTCGGCCGATCAGGATGCGGTGTTGTTCAGCTATTCTGATCGGGTCATTCAGGAAAAACTAGATATCTTTCGGGAGATGCGCGGCAATGCGTAA
- a CDS encoding TIM barrel protein: MTYGGPIRFAPHLGYLSPEQPLFLRSVGTPDPIVQIRFIAEQGFAGVFDPWLISRPATQIESIIAAMREHGLESGGIAYASFQTMFTPLFARTGRTACDELKQLFDSAIDLACKVGAKVLAVVLQGTPELSSSKQLAAASEHLRRAGDRAAAAGLTIGIEPMIALPDLMLTSTDSALEFLAATNHAAVRLIFDTGHVQAMDGDIHAAWEKSRDHICVVQLADMPGRVQPGGGTLDLTCFLAEALKSDTFTHLVELEHGWTADSRAIEQAAIFELNNIANAVGAIRQGRDRHDAP; encoded by the coding sequence GTGACCTACGGCGGCCCCATTCGCTTTGCGCCTCATTTGGGCTATCTGTCGCCGGAGCAGCCGTTGTTCCTGCGCAGCGTCGGGACTCCTGATCCAATAGTCCAGATCCGCTTCATCGCGGAACAGGGCTTCGCTGGGGTATTCGATCCTTGGTTGATCAGCCGTCCCGCAACGCAGATCGAAAGCATCATCGCGGCGATGCGTGAACATGGGCTGGAGAGTGGCGGGATAGCCTATGCGTCCTTCCAGACCATGTTCACTCCGCTATTTGCCCGGACGGGCAGGACTGCTTGTGACGAGCTGAAGCAGCTTTTCGACAGCGCCATCGATTTGGCTTGCAAGGTCGGGGCGAAGGTTCTGGCCGTCGTTCTGCAGGGCACGCCGGAGCTTTCCAGCTCCAAACAGTTGGCTGCCGCCTCCGAGCATCTTCGCAGAGCCGGTGATCGGGCCGCGGCTGCGGGCCTCACCATCGGTATCGAGCCTATGATCGCATTGCCGGATCTGATGCTGACGTCCACCGACAGTGCGCTTGAATTCTTGGCCGCGACTAATCACGCGGCCGTCCGCCTGATCTTTGACACAGGACACGTTCAGGCCATGGACGGCGACATCCATGCGGCCTGGGAAAAGTCTCGTGACCATATCTGCGTGGTCCAGTTAGCTGATATGCCTGGTCGCGTTCAGCCGGGCGGAGGCACCTTGGATCTCACGTGCTTTCTAGCCGAAGCGCTCAAGAGCGACACGTTCACTCACCTTGTCGAGCTTGAGCATGGGTGGACTGCAGATTCACGGGCCATCGAGCAGGCTGCCATCTTCGAACTTAACAACATCGCCAATGCGGTCGGAGCGATAAGGCAAGGGAGAGATCGGCATGACGCGCCTTGA
- a CDS encoding IclR family transcriptional regulator yields the protein MRDDETNRMTAEHNTQVKSADRVLDLFELLSRSSRGVSHSNIADRLGIPKSSLTPLLRNMVLRGYVILGADGRSYQLGPQLLKLVRIGRIASDLAKEATSFLQQATREIGETSAFNQLHDDQQEVVATVTGRHRLTTHMKVGEVAPLYATSGGKAMLAMMPEDYRNEYHKRVQLERSTESTIVQRAALEKQLEEIRKTGVAYSFEEWTSGIVGVGVAVLGPDDFPIGSINFAIPAARYTEELGKNAARALKRCAADMGRLFDDFKGGFAKLSD from the coding sequence ATGCGAGACGACGAGACGAACAGAATGACAGCAGAACATAATACTCAGGTTAAGTCGGCCGATCGAGTGCTCGACCTTTTCGAGCTTCTATCGAGGTCCAGCCGGGGGGTGTCCCACAGCAACATCGCGGACAGACTTGGCATCCCAAAAAGCAGCCTTACCCCCCTGCTCCGCAACATGGTCCTGCGCGGTTATGTTATCCTTGGCGCGGATGGACGCTCCTATCAACTCGGCCCGCAGCTACTGAAGCTCGTCCGTATCGGTCGCATCGCAAGCGATCTGGCGAAGGAAGCGACATCGTTTCTCCAGCAGGCGACCCGCGAGATCGGAGAAACCAGCGCTTTCAACCAGCTCCACGATGATCAGCAGGAAGTCGTAGCGACGGTCACGGGCCGTCATCGCCTGACCACCCATATGAAGGTCGGCGAGGTCGCGCCCCTTTATGCCACGTCGGGTGGCAAGGCCATGCTCGCGATGATGCCAGAGGATTACAGGAACGAGTATCACAAGCGGGTGCAGCTGGAACGGTCAACGGAATCCACGATCGTTCAGCGTGCCGCTCTGGAAAAACAGCTCGAGGAAATTAGAAAAACCGGTGTTGCTTATTCGTTCGAGGAATGGACTTCTGGAATCGTGGGGGTGGGGGTCGCTGTACTCGGTCCAGACGACTTCCCGATCGGATCGATCAACTTTGCGATCCCCGCCGCCCGTTACACCGAAGAACTCGGAAAAAACGCCGCGCGCGCGCTCAAGCGGTGCGCGGCGGACATGGGGCGGCTGTTCGACGATTTTAAGGGGGGCTTTGCTAAGCTTAGCGATTGA